The stretch of DNA ACTCAATCCTTCCATTGCAATTGTATCCCCCGAAGATTCATTTACACTAGTGAATTTCTCCTTGTTCCTGCACGAGTATGGTTAAATGTTACTGTGGAcctaaggaatatatatatatatatatatatatatatatgttacacataCACACCATATGCTTTTATCATACTTCCTTCACCTTTTCAAAAACAGTCCATGATTCTCATCATCATTGACGGATGTCagaaactttttttgtagataaTTTGCAAAATCCGGCTCCATGGCTACACCAGCTACTTCAGGCTGGTTATTCCCGCAGTTCATAAGCTGAATAGAGAGACGTGTTTTTGCTGATGACTGCAATCAGTTCCAAAGTTATTAGAGTACGTTATGGAATTTGAATGGACAAAGATGCGTAGTTAAGAGAAACCTACATATCTGATCCGGTATATGTTTGCCTCATGGAGGAGGGCACGTGCATTCTCATGATACACTAGATCAACGAATCTCCCCAGTCTTCTGTAGTTCTCATACGCATGTAGTTGTCGAAGCTTGGTGTCTGTCTCATCAGCTGCAACAGCATGCAGCTGAAGCATATCCAAACCATCCCAATGTCAAGAAAGAGTcagataaaaaaagagaaatggaaGTTGAGGGTTGAGATGACAATACACTAATTTTGCTTACATGCTTAACAAACTTCTGAACTAACTTGTCCAATGTGAAAAGAACATATGACTGTGCTCCAAAAATAGCTCGGCATTCATCTTCAAACTTTGTATTGTCACTAGAGCCGTCAAGTAAATTATACAGTGCATCTATGAACCTAAAAGTGTTATGCTTCCAAAATCAGTAACGAACCATTTTTCAGTACAAAGACATTAAATTGGAAGATAAATCACCTGGGATAAGAATCAGGAGTTGTGTTATCCGGAGCCTTCCACTTCTTTTCTGAATGTTTCTTTGCTGATTGTATTCTCTCATACAACATCTGGAAAATTAGCAGAAGATTAACACGAGAGGAGAAAAATAGCAAGAATATTAACGACTTGAGAAACTTGATTCAAAAAATTCCTTACTTGATGAAGCCTAAATAGCACATAATAAGAATCATTCCCGTAAAAAACTCGAGAATCATTCTGAGAGCAAGTTTCACTAGCTTGCAGTGGCAAAGACACATGCTTGGCAACAGGTTTTACAGTTTGCAGAAACCGCTCTGTAAATGCAAAGGATCCATCTTCACCTTCTTTTCCATTAGCCACCTCTCCAGCCACACTAATACGCTCCTTATGCTTTTCATGACAACCAGACTTGGTTCCTGAAACAACCTTTTCAGAGGCGGTCTCATTATCCTCTGATAACTTGTGACAATTTTCGTCATCTTCAGGGTGAGTATTTCCCTTTGTTCCCGTTTCAGTGCAATATGCTCCCTTTTTATCACAACTTTGCTGGTCTGTATTGCTTGTTACATTGTCCATCACCCTTTGTAAAGGCTTGAGGCCATTTTGTCCGCTAACATCAAAGTTGCCTTGCTCACAACTGTTAGTGGGAGATAATTCACCCTCTTCTCG from Camelina sativa cultivar DH55 unplaced genomic scaffold, Cs unpScaffold00990, whole genome shotgun sequence encodes:
- the LOC104774013 gene encoding paired amphipathic helix protein Sin3-like 6 — its product is MNNNTISVDTTICIEKHLSAMNLRCIERLYGDNGLDVMDLLKKNMHSALPVILTRLKQKQEEWARCHSDFQKVWAEVYAKNHHKSLDHRSFYFKQQDSKNLSTKCLVAEIKDISEKKHQEDLLQAIAVRTMPSFTPDLEFDYCDTQIHEDLYLLIKYYCEEICATEQSDKVMKLWITFLEPMFGTLSRSQGDLAMEDVSKLKTNQELHDACVAVKDSSSGSKGKHPISPKLLKDNPTMQGISPGKDVSANILKGAQHDKVQDDTDMSYEVIQSTKLVSARNDQIMEDVSVGNHEAEREEGELSPTNSCEQGNFDVSGQNGLKPLQRVMDNVTSNTDQQSCDKKGAYCTETGTKGNTHPEDDENCHKLSEDNETASEKVVSGTKSGCHEKHKERISVAGEVANGKEGEDGSFAFTERFLQTVKPVAKHVSLPLQASETCSQNDSRVFYGNDSYYVLFRLHQMLYERIQSAKKHSEKKWKAPDNTTPDSYPRFIDALYNLLDGSSDNTKFEDECRAIFGAQSYVLFTLDKLVQKFVKHLHAVAADETDTKLRQLHAYENYRRLGRFVDLVYHENARALLHEANIYRIRYSSAKTRLSIQLMNCGNNQPEVAGVAMEPDFANYLQKKFLTSVNDDENHGLFLK